A stretch of the Fusarium musae strain F31 chromosome 2, whole genome shotgun sequence genome encodes the following:
- a CDS encoding hypothetical protein (EggNog:ENOG41), with the protein MARPISELINTADPGINLIHEWARDNSEPCEILPPDEGLRSDILLQLQVTTRSILGAVAYETGGILALNKRVRILGSGSDRSLLTANGTIGGHSGLLIVGDDILGGAFALNGGHFGNEAIGQIYYLAADDLVWTSLDVGYTDFIYYFESYVQEPPPFNKALSIIPFLWSKESRNGPVSVAVIDATEAVNVHIDIAGQLTEEAS; encoded by the exons ATGGCGCGACCAATATCCGAACTAATCAATACCGCTGATCCTGGTATCAATCTGATCCACGAATGGGCACGAGACAATAGTGAGCCGTGTGAAATTCTGCCGCCTGATGAAGGCTTGCGCAGCGACATTCTATTGCAACTGCAGGTCACGACACGCTCAATTCTCGGCGCAGTGGCCTACGAAACCGGCGGCATCCTGGCGCTCAACAAACGGGTGCGAATACTCGGATCTGGCTCAGACCGCTCTCTTCTGACTGCCAATGGGACGATTGGAGGCCATAGTGGACTTCTTATTGTCGGCGATGATATATTGGGCGGCGCTTTTGCACTCAATGGTGGGCACTTTGGCAATGAGGCGATTGGCCAGATCTATTATCTTGCAGCCGACGATCTTGTCTGGACTTCCCTTGACGTCGGCTACACGGACTTTATCTATT ACTTCGAGTCATATGTGCAAGAGCCTCCGCCTTTTAATAAGGCACTCTCCAtcattccttttctttggtCTAAAGAATCTCGCAATGGTCCCGTGAGTGTCGCGGTTATTGACGCTACCGAGGCAGTAAACGTCCACATTGACATCGCAGGCCAACTCACTGAAGAAGCCTCATAA
- a CDS encoding hypothetical protein (EggNog:ENOG41) gives MFSSTRLWVRQLQALTRKIFLITLVKHWLSTLLRALLIPVLILVLVLQIQNFTGDGSRYGVGEPSPIPNLAETLPPGTKLVFVQGSNAGSDVGGVITKIKDGLKGSVEVADSETDLRKRCPTSLSGVTNCYAAVIFNDSPLSKAGNKTWSYTIRVSSARASTKFDIATPSKNHYAPLQLAVENAITNSTTTPNSYMFTRITQYEAAEIKRRNFAATMVGGFGIVCFLMYATLLVPTSNAGIVILWQILSGLSLTSMSVFAATINIRYTAISMVIVLMLLATLCEILDSKPENVPALIVLILSAIFPSSSYIFFLNQLCRNEAQGLATNISKPAPHHPRIYEVTVSMLWGLLLLTIVFYPLLAILIEKCSHGVSNKGRKFTNANGTSDSSTALEIVDLTKTYKPSLWRRCCRRARPTIAVNSLSFSMPRKQVLCLLGINGSGKTTTLGLIAGTQKLTSGSINVNAPRSNLGICPQRNIHWPELSVLEHGRLWAMMKGGATDTQSLDALVESCDLSLKKHSPVGTLSGGQMRKVQMLCMLAGGSSICLMDEVTTGMDPVSRRAMWNIILAERQKRSLILTTHFLDECEVLADQVVIVSHGHVKCQGSTAALKNLHGGGYRVHLPGVQDPPSTPYATTVHQGQTVFNTPDSTSAAALLTSLQGAGYSDTSLSGPTMEDVFLKVADEGDDDDVGVSDRSPFLEGSETPDSQLSSGTQASFLQQLSALLLKRLLVLKRGFWWYILALAIPLIFTPVFSAMANDPTPFQPTPCVSTDSSILEEPWPIALRPNGYYDLAGSDNISMLVGSSSLNKTLFRSLSKYPIGKEYDMKAYPDQFKFQDDYDAFLKQVRDKPGQLVPGALYMDGKDKDTLTYNAEHGADGSMLMLNMWSQLKSETPISLSFAYFSSSIPSDTGPGMFLAILLTVLHVLYPAFFALYPAYERLRKIRTLQYSNSIQPLALWASHIIIDIAFVLIISCLSTLFISLIILKWYGVWHLFPVMLLYGFAMMLWCYIISLFARSELSSFGISFCVSLLMFGISVAGLMIASVNQSPGNRSSSMDTAVFILGLCFPVANLFRAMVVGLNVWAAGCRGDAVIGYPGNIHAYGGPILLLCIQVTYLFALLLLLDGRTWTLRSLWAEYIVPLYQKKRMNAKDAHIEMAPMVKSRGMSGNLVDVDQIYKSFGGNVAVDGVSLTMAKGELLGKYPSQPFCRPVTNARLALLGPNGAGKTTTINMMRGEVRPDYGNIYIKGVDMQKDTRAGRQSIGYCPQFDALDQITVRQQLAFYARVKGIADIQRNVNLVMSKVGLRPHADKLTSRLSGGNKRKLSLAIALLGNPPILILDEPSSAMDPIAKRDMWAMLSGISSSRSVLLTTHSMEEADMLATRVAILSKRILAAGTIQELRNRHSNSYEVDLVLESAPTSDQVEMQKVEAWIRQTFPGANFRGLSLGGQLRFSIPANSTADEAFAMSQNRKGQVVEVIETLERNKRGMGVAHYTVSMGTLEMIFLKIIEEYILY, from the exons ATGTTCTCATCCACAAGACTATGGGTCCGGCAACTACAAGCCCTGACAAGGAAAATCTTCCTGATTACACTCGTCAAGCACTGGCTCTCAACACTCCTCCGAGCTCTCCTCATCCCCGTCCTGATTCTCGTTCTGGTCCTCCAAATCCAGAACTTCACAGGCGATGGAAGCAGGTATGGCGTTGGAGAGCCATCCCCCATTCCAAACCTTGCTGAGACTCTGCCCCCTGGTACAAAACTTGTCTTTGTGCAGGGCTCGAACGCGGGGTctgatgttggtggtgttatCACCAAGATTAAAGATGGTTTGAAGGGGAGCGTTGAAGTTGCTGATAGTGAAACTGATTTACGAAAACGCTGTCCTACGAGTTTAAGCGGTGTGACGAATTGTTACGCTGCTGTTATTTTCAACGATTCACCTCTTAGTAAAGCAGGTAACAAGACGTGGAGTTATACCATCAGAGTTAGTTCAGCACGAGCATCAACCAAATTCGACATTGCCACGCCTTCGAAGAACCACTACGCACCGCTCCAACTCGCTGTCGAAAACGCAATCACGAATTCAACCACGACTCCGAACAGTTACATGTTTACACGGATAACGCAATATGAAGCTGCTGAGATAAAGCGTCGCAATTTTGCGGCTACTATGGTCGGTGGTTTTGGGATCGTGTGTTTTCTGA TGTATGCGACCCTCCTCGTCCCGACCTCGAATGCTGGAATCGTCATTCTCTGGCAGATCCTCTCCGGTCTATCCCTCACAAGCATGAGTGTATTCGCagccaccatcaacatccgATATACCGCCATATCCATGGTCATCGTCTTAATGCTCCTCGCCACCCTCTGCGAAATCCTCGATTCGAAACCCGAAAACGTTCCAGCGCTTATCGTCCTAATCCTATCCGCGATCTTTCCCAGCTCGAGTTACATATTCTTCCTGAACCAACTCTGTCGAAACGAAGCCCAAGGTCTCGCAACGAACATCTCGAAGCCAGCTCCCCATCATCCACGTATATACGAAGTTACAGTCTCTATGTTATGGGGCCTGTTGCTTCTAACAATTGTGTTCTATCCCTTGCTTGCTATCCTTATTGAGAAGTGCTCTCATGGTGTTAGCAACAAGGGTAGGAAGTTCACAAACGCCAACGGAACGAGCGATTCTTCAACAGCCCTCGAAATTGTCGACCTCACGAAAACATACAAGCCTTCCCTATGGAGACGATGTTGCCGGAGGGCTCGTCCAACGATAGCTGTCAACTCACTTAGCTTTTCCATGCCGAGAAAGCAAGTCCTGTGTCTGCTCGGCATCAATGGATCTGGCAAGACAACAACACTAGGTCTAATCGCTGGTACACAAAAGCTCACAAGCGGCTCGATAAATGTCAACGCCCCTCGCTCCAATCTTG GGATCTGCCCCCAACGCAACATCCACTGGCCCGAGCTTTCAGTCCTCGAACACGGTAGACTATGGGCTATGATGAAAGGCGGAGCCACAGATACCCAATCCCTAGATGCCCTCGTCGAATCCTGTGATCTTTCCCTAAAGAAGCACAGTCCTGTCGGTACACTGAGTGGAGGTCAGATGAGAAAGGTCCAAATGCTGTGTATGTTAGCAGGCGGTAGTTCAATCTGCCTCATGGACGAAGTCACCACTGGGATG GATCCTGTCTCTCGAAGAGCAATGTGGAACATTATCCTCGCCGAACGTCAGAAGCGAAGTCTTATCCTCACGACTCACTTCCTCGACGAATGCGAAGTTTTAGCCGATCAAGTCGTCATTGTGTCGCATGGCCATGTCAAGTGTCAGggttcaacagcagcattgAAGAATCTGCACGGAGGAGGGTATCGAGTCCATTTACCGGGCGTCCAGGACCCACCGAGCACACCATATGCTACGACTGTACATCAGGGGCAGACTGTGTTTAACACTCCTGACTCGACATCTGCTGCAGCGCTTTTGACATCCTTACAAGGGGCAGGATACTCTGATACATCATTGAGTGGACCTACTATGGAAGATGTCTTCCTCAAAGTCGctgatgaaggtgatgatgatgatgttggagttTCTGACCGGAGTCCTTTTCTTGAAGGTAGTGAGACACCGGACAGTCAACTCAGTTCAGGAACACAAGCTTCATTCCTACAACAACTCTcagctctcctcctcaagcgTTTGTTAGTTCTGAAGAGAGGGTTCTGGTGGTACATCCTCGCTTTGGCGATCCCACTAATCTTCACACCCGTCTTCAGCGCCATGGCCAACGATCCAACACCCTTCCAGCCAACACCATGCGTATCAACCGACTCATCCATCCTCGAAGAACCATGGCCCATAGCTCTTCGTCCAAATGGCTACTACGATCTCGCAGGTTCTGATAACATCTCCATGCTCGTCGGCTCAAGCTCTCTTAACAAGACTCTCTTTCGCTCATTGTCAAAGTATCCTATCGGAAAGGAGTATGATATGAAGGCTTATCCAGATCAATTCAAGTTTCAAGATGACTATGATGCTTTCTTGAAACAAGTTCGTGATAAGCCGGGACAACTTGTACCAGGCGCGCTGTACATGGATGGGAAGGATAAAGATACGCTTACGTATAACGCTGAGCATGGGGCTGATGgatcgatgttgatgttgaataTGTGGAGTCAGCTCAAGAGCGAAACTCCaatttctttgtcttttgcATACTTCAGCTCTTCGATACCG TCTGACACTGGCCCCGGCATGTTTCTTGCTATC CTACTCACCGTCTTGCACGTCCTCTACCCAGCATTCTTCGCTCTATACCCCGCGTACGAACGACTTCGAAAGATTCGAACCCTACAATACTCCAACTCGATCCAGCCTCTTGCTCTGTGGGCATcacacatcatcatcgatatAGCATTTGTACTCATTATCTCCTGTCTGTCTACCTTGTTTATTTCTTTGATCATTCTAAAGTGGTACGGCGTTTGGCACCTCTTCCCTGTCATGCTTCTGTACGGCTTTGCAATGATGCTTTGGTGCTACATCATTTCTCTTTTTGCTCGATCAGAACTCTCTTCTTTTGGAATATCCTTTTGTGTTTCGCTTTTGATGTTTGGTATCTCCGTCGCAGGACTCATG ATTGCCTCTGTCAACCAAAGCCCCGGTAATAGGTCTTCTTCCATGGATACAGCGGTTTTCATCCTCGGTCTCTGCTTCCCCGTCGCCAACCTCTTCCGCGCTATGGTCGTCGGCCTCAATGTCTGGGCCGCAGGATGTCGTGGCGATGCAGTGATAGGCTATCCCGGCAACATCCACGCCTACGGCGGCCcgattcttctcctctgtaTCCAAGTCACGTACTTGTTTGCTCTCCTGCTGTTACTTGACGGAAGAACATGGACGCTTCGAAGTCTGTGGGCAGAGTATATCGTTCCATTAtatcagaagaagagaatgaaCGCGAAGGATGCTCACATTGAGATGGCGCCGATGGTCAAGTCTCGAGGCATGAGCGGGAACTTGGTCGATGTTGATCAGATATACAAGTCATTTGGCGGTaatgttgctgttgatggtgtttctcTCACGATGGCAAAAGGAGAGCTACTTGGTAAATacccttctcagcctttttGTCGTCCCGTGACTAACGCTCGACTAGCACTTCTGGGACCCAACGGCGCTGGTAAGACGACTACCATCAACATGATGCGAGGTGAAGTCCGCCCAGATTACGGCAACATCTACATCAAGGGTGTGGACATGCAGAAGGATACCCGAGCTGGGCGACAGAGCATAGGCT ATTGCCCACAATTCGACGCTTTGGACCAGATAACCGTGCGCCAACAGCTAGCTTTCTACGCTCGCGTGAAGGGGATCGCAGATATACAGCGGAACGTCAACTTGGTTATGTCCAAGGTTGGACTGAGGCCTCACGCTGATAAGCTGACATCTCGGTTATCTGGCGGAAACAAGCGAAAGTTGAGTTTGGCTATCGCGCTACTAG GCAACCCACCGattctcatccttgatgaACCGAGCTCAGCGATGGATCCCATAGCCAAACGTGACATGTGGGCTATGCTATCAGGCATTTCATCAAGTCGCTCAGTGCTGTTGACG ACGCACTcgatggaagaagcagacaTGCTAGCAACCCGCGTCGCCATTCTCTCCAAACGCATCCTCGCCGCCGGCACAATCCAAGAACTCCGCAACAGACACAGCAACTCCTACGAAGTAGACTTAGTCTTAGAGTCAGCACCAACATCAGACCAAGTCGAGATGCAAAAGGTGGAAGCATGGATTCGCCAGACATTCCCAGGCGCCAACTTTAGAGGGTTGAGTCTGGGCGGACAGCTTCGCTTCAGTATTCCGGCGAATAGCACTGCTGATGAGGCTTTTGCTATGTCTCAGAATAGAAAGGGCCAGGTTGTTGAGGTGATTGAGACTTTGGAGCGGAACAAGAGGGGTATGGGGGTTGCGCACTATACTGTTAGTATGGGGACTTTGgagatgatcttcttgaagatTATTGAGGAGTATATTTTGTATTAG
- a CDS encoding hypothetical protein (EggNog:ENOG41): MEAFKTHGGVAPIPTVVPEPTHYQTIGHNGVRALWVLFVAMTVVSAIFALLSWNVAVQRRIFYFLTTLTTIISALAYFAMASGQTSYFNCTSVRDHHKHVPDTHHEVCRQVFWARYVDWTLSTPLLVVELCLLAGVDGAHTIFAVIANVIFVLAGAFSAVGHANTAQKWGWYAISVIAFVFTIWHVAVPGSRTSRARGTKIARLFGSISVASLILWLVYLVVWGAAGGAWKVKVGTEVVIYAVLDVLTKAVLGLWIITATRQNRDTTPEIGGYWTNGAGAEGTIRVGDDEDGA, translated from the exons ATGGAGGCTTTCAAGACTCATGGAGGGGTTGCTCCCATTCCCACCGTCGTTC CCGAACCGACTCACTACCAAACCATCGGCCACAATGGCGTTCGCGCTCTATGGGTTCTCTTCGTCGCTATGACAGTCGTGTCTGCCATCTTCGCCCTGCTATCATGGAACGTTGCCGTGCAGCGTCGCATCTTTTACTTCCTCACAACtctcaccaccatcatctcTGCCCTCGCCTACTTCGCCATGGCGTCTGGTCAGACATCGTACTTCAACTGCACCAGCGTGAGGGATCACCACAAGCATGTTCCTGACACCCACCATGAAGTCTGTCGCCAGGTCTTCTGGGCCCGATATGTTGACTGGACGCTCTCGACACCGCTGCTTGTCGTCGAGCTTTGTCTCCTCGCGGGTGTTGATGGTGCGCATACCATCTTTGCCGTCATTGCTAATGTGATCTTTGTTCTCGCGGGTGCTTTCTCCGCTGTTGGACATGCCAACACTGCCCAGAAATGGGGATGGTATGCTATCAGCGTCATCGCCTTTGTCTTCACCATCTGGCACGTCGCTGTCCCCGGCTCCCGAACCTCTCGTGCCCGAGGCACTAAGATCGCTCGCCTCTTTGGCTCCATCTCCGTCGCTTCTCTCATCCTCTGGCTCGTCTACCTTGT TGTCTGGGGTGCCGCTGGTGGCGCTTGGAAGGTCAAGGTCGGTACCGAGGTCGTCATCTACGCCGTCCTCGACGTCCTCACCAAGGCTGTTCTCGGCCTCTGGATCATTACTGCTACGCGACAGAACCGCGACACTACTCCCGAGATTGGAGGTTACTGGACCAACGGCGCTGGTGCTGAGGGCACCATCCGCGttggcgatgacgaggatggagCTTAA
- a CDS encoding hypothetical protein (EggNog:ENOG41): MADLILPARAVPSIYNKSTKSPVKSNIKAKRPPVSSVPVVGTLQAAIKSANDTWQWCKDGLTEDQRLKIKQLEERKRMLCTSMQNAESHAQWESAAKELDSLEGNDEWKRDSSSGDYNPELIEQRLHDLDEARTKCDVHTMMHLIRTALSRDLGGMDNVDLYRHSYSGTKHLIERYVESTIKTIDAVVTQSRLDQSIENRDLLEGILFARQSYGRSALLLSGGGTFGMSHIGVLKALFEAQLLPRIISGASAGSIVCAAMCTRTDEEIPKLIEEFPYGDLAVFEDPSGQDGVWSNLRRLLTEGSWSDIKHLTRVMRGLMGDMTFQEAYNRTRRILNICVSTASMYELPRLLNYVTAPNVMIWSAVAASCSVPLVFNAAPLLVKDPITGEHQPWNPTPQRWIDGSVDNDLPMTRLAEMFNVNHFIVSQVNPHVVPFLAKDDHLSPFRKPERGQQTNGEDYDWIHTMTSLARDEALHRLHFLAELGIMPNLATKFQSVLSQKYSGDINILPEMSINDLPRLLSNPSPEFMMRACLMGERATWPKLSRVRDRCAIELALDRAVHRLRARVVFSQSQRDLRHLNVTAGNIPLKLPVRVKQGQAVIEPPAEIKNQKRHRRKSGSSLHVGPRQWLLLDTSTITDDETEQEELIEMESRRRAGSPVAQRKPRLKRASRSQIHLHTRATLSAVVDAEEVNPTFNFSKPITPPLKSPKGTESQAATSEPDNVTSATEAEPSEVFHSSDGREDTDVSDPETIEVHQLSSTLNKAVSVDEPNGPAARAGWILWD, translated from the exons ATGGCTGACCTTATTCTCCCTGCCCGCGCGGTCCCTAGTATATACAACAAATCTACAAAATCCCCAGTTAAATCGAATATCAAAGCGAAGCGACCGCCGGTATCTTCAGTTCCTGTTGTCGGCACGCTGCAAGCGGCGATTAAGTCGGCCAACGATACATGGCAGTGGTGTAAAGATGGCTTGACAGAAGATCAGCGCTTGAAGATCAAGCAGTTGGAGGAGAGGAAGCGCATGCTATGCACGTCCATGCAGAAT GCCGAGTCCCACGCACAATGGGAGAGTGCTGCGAAAGAACTCGACAGTCTCGAAGGCAACGATGAATGGAAGCGCGATTCCTCGTCAGGCGACTATAACCCCGAATTGATCGAACAAAGACTGCATGACCTCGACGAAGCGCGGACGAAATGCGATGTACATACAATGATGCACCTGATCCGTACCGCTTTGTCGCGCGACCTTGGCGGGATGGATAACGTTGACCTATACCGACACTCTTACTCCGGGACGAAACATCTTATCGAGCGATATGTCGAATCTACAATAAAGACTATTGATGCTGTTGTCACGCAAAGCCGGCTTGACCAGAGTATTGAGAACAGAGACCTACTTGAAGGAATATTATTTGCTCGACAGAGTTATGGCCGAAGCGCATTACTTTTGTCTGGTGGAGGCACCTTTGGCATGTCGCATATTGGTGTTCTCAAAGCTCTTTTCGAAGCGCAGCTGTTGCCACGAATTATATCTGGCGCAAGCGCTGGGAGTATCGTGTGTGCTGCCATGTGTACCAGGACCGACGAGGAGATCCCGAAGCTTATTGAAGAGTTTCCGTATGGGGATCTTGCGGTTTTCGAGGATCCTAGCGGTCAAGATGGTGTTTGGAGTAACTTGCGTCGGTTGTTGACGGAGGGAAGTTGGTCTGACATCAAGCATCTGACACGGGTAATGAGAGGATTGATGGGCGACATGACGTTTCAAGAGGCTTACAACCGGACGCGGCGCATTCTCAACATATGTGTCTCCACGGCTTCGATGTACGAATTACCACGTCTTCTCAACTACGTCACTGCACCGAATGTCATGATCTGGTCCGCCGTCGCTGCATCATGTTCTGTCCCTCTCGTCTTCAACGCTGCGCCGCTGCTTGTCAAGGATCCGATTACTGGCGAGCATCAGCCTTGGAACCCTACGCCCCAAAGATGGATCGATGGGTCTGTTGACAACGATTTACCGATGACTCGTCTTGCGGAAATGTTCAACGTCAACCATTTTATTGTTTCTCAAGTTAATCCGCACGTCGTGCCATTCCTTGCAAAAGATGACCACTTGTCGCCATTTCGAAAGCCAGAACGAGGTCAGCAAACAAATGGCGAAGATTACGATTGGATCCACACCATGACATCTCTTGCGCGCGACGAGGCCTTGCATCGACTTCATTTTCTGGCCGAACTCGGCATCATGCCCAACCTTGCGACCAAGTTCCAGAGTGTTCTCAGCCAGAAATATTCCGGTGACATCAACATTCTTCCCGAGATGAGTATAAACGACTTGCCCCGGTTATTAAGCAACCCTAGTCCAGAATTTATGATGCGTGCATGTCTCATGGGCGAACGAGCGACATGGCCCAAATTGAGTCGGGTACGCGACCGATGCGCAATTGAACTGGCATTGGATCGAGCTGTACACAGACTTCGAGCTCGAGTTGTCTTTTCGCAAAGTCAACGCGATCTTAGACATTTGAACGTCACTGCTGGAAACATCCCGCTTAAGCTGCCGGTTAGAGTAAAGCAGGGCCAAGCAGTAATTGAACCACCCGCAGAGATTAAGAACCAGAAGCGACATCGCCGCAAATCTGGAAGCAGTCTGCACGTCGGACCTCGACAGTGGCTGTTACTCGACACGAGCACCATCACCGACGACGAGACGGAGCAAGAGGAGCTCATCGAGATGGAGTCACGGCGACGCGCTGGGTCACCCGTCGCACAGCGCAAACCCCGCCTCAAGCGTGCATCCCGATCCCAGATCCATCTCCACACCCGAGCCACCCTCTCAGCCGTCGTTGACGCAGAAGAAGTAAACCCAACGTTCAATTTCTCCAAACCAATTACTCCACCATTAAAGAGCCCGAAGGGTACCGAGTCACAGGCAGCGACATCAGAACCGGACAACGTCACTTCCGCGACAGAGGCAGAACCAAGTGAAGTGTTTCACTCGAGCGACGGGCGGGAAGACACAGATGTTAGCGATCCTGAGACGATTGAAGTGCATCAGTTGTCGAGTACGCTTAATAAGGCGGTTAGTGTGGATGAACCGAATGGACCTGCTGCGAGGGCTGGGTGGATTCTTTGGGACTAG
- a CDS encoding hypothetical protein (EggNog:ENOG41) — MNQERLLPRKPFKFVPSSHPDRRMPYTVKVRVYQTNQNAYFHIVEKACWHYTDGCEWNEQNDVLSLYMGDSGTAGLLRFKNEEGKEAFSVAIGVHMYKPWLDIITGLADNITGAQSLPEYYGDPTDKTKRRKARLTEQSVLNIDRRNITAKYRVKEGENLELDVIIG, encoded by the exons ATGAATCAGGAAAGG CTCCTCCCTAGAAAACCATTCAAGTTCGTCCCCTCCTCTCATCCTGATCGTCGAATGCCCTACACCGTCAAAGTCCGCGTCTACCAAACCAACCAAAACGCCTACTTCCACATCGTCGAGAAAGCCTGCTGGCACTACACCGACGGCTGCGAGTGGAACGAGCAAAACGACGTGCTGTCCCTCTACATGGGTGACAGCGGCACCGCAGGCCTGCTGCGCTTCAAGAACGAGGAAGGCAAAGAAGCTTTCTCCGTTGCCATCGGCGTTCACATGTACAAGCCCTGGCTTGACATCATCACTGGCCTCGCGGATAACATCACCGGTGCTCAGTCTCTGCCTGAGTACTATGGAGATCCTACTGATAAGACCAAGAGGCGTAAGGCTAGATTGACTGAGCAGTCGGTTTTGAACATTGATCGTAGGAACATTACTGCCAAGTATCGTGTTAAAGAGGGAGagaaccttgagcttgatgttaTTATTGGTTAA
- a CDS encoding hypothetical protein (EggNog:ENOG41), translating to MAPIRTAIIGLSSSAKTSWASNTHLQYLNSPLGRSKYQIVALQNSSLQAAKNAIAHYNLRPETKAYGTPEDLAADKDVELVVVATRVDVHHSSALPSVKAGKDLYVEWPLAQDVTHARELVDAAREKGVKTIVGLQGRYAPPIKKLREIVKEGRIGKIVSAELYASGGTNDREILPSSLEYFAQREVGGNIFTIGLGHIFDQFQYIIGDITNFKSTLHNQRPNIRIRDPKTNEITHTTTSDVPDLILATGRLSESPTAQNDAAVLVRFRRGQPFPGSPHLSIAIAGEKGEIRVQVFTGTTLHGASAYEKPVIIEVHDFERDVVEEVEWKWEEWQQDIPLLARGVAAVYEAFAEGEEDGLVSFEEALKRHEQLEGLLGQWDEDMGV from the exons ATGGCCCCAATCCGCACAGCCATCATCGGCCTCTCATCCTCCGCCAAAACCTCATGGGCCTCAAACACCCATCTCCAGTACCTGAACTCCCCCCTGGGCCGATCGAAATACCAAATCGTCGCCCTCCAGAACTCTTCCCTCCAAGCTGCCAAGAACGCCATAGCGCATTACAACCTCCGACCCGAGACTAAAGCCTATGGCACTCCAGAAGACTTGGCCGCTGATAAAGATGTTGAGTTAGTCGTTGTAGCTACGCGTGTTGATGTTCACCATTCAAGTGCTCTTCCGAGTGTAAAAGCTGGTAAGGATTTATACGTGGAGTGGCCGCTTGCGCAGGATGTCACGCATGCGAGGGaacttgttgatgctgcgAGGGAGAAGGGGGTCAAGACGATTGTTGGCCTGCAGGGACGGTATGCGCCGCCGATcaagaagttgagagagaTTGTCAAAGAGGGGAGGATTGGGAAGATTGTTAGTGCAGAGCTGTATGCATCTGGAGGAACGAATGATAGGGAGATACTGCCGTCTAGTCTGGAATATTTTGCTCAACGGGAAGTTGGGGGTAATATCTTTACCATTGGTCTCGGACACA TCTTTGATCAGTTCCAGTACATCATCGGCGACATCACAAACTTCAAAAGCACTCTCCACAACCAACGTCCCAATATCCGCATCCGCGATCCCAAAACCAACGAAATAACACATACAACAACCTCCGACGTCCCAGACCTCATCCTCGCAACAGGTCGTCTCTCCGAATCCCCCACCGCCCAAAATGACGCCGCCGTCCTCGTCCGCTTCCGCCGCGGTCAGCCCTTCCCCGGCTCTCCTCACCTCAGCATAGCCATCGCCGGTGAAAAGGGCGAGATAAGAGTACAAGTCTTTACCGGGACTACACTCCACGGTGCTTCTGCTTATGAGAAGCCGGTTATTATTGAGGTGCATGATTTTGAGAGGGATGTtgtggaggaggttgagtGGAAGTGGGAGGAGTGGCAGCAGGATATTCCGCTGCTGGCGAGGGGTGTGGCGGCTGTTTATGAGGCGTTTgcggagggagaggaggatgggCTTGTTAGTTTTGAGGAGGCGTTGAAGAGGCATGAGCAGCTTGAGGGGTTGCTTGGGCAGTGGGATGAGGACATGGGCGTTTGA